One part of the Anguilla anguilla isolate fAngAng1 chromosome 11, fAngAng1.pri, whole genome shotgun sequence genome encodes these proteins:
- the pou6f1 gene encoding POU domain, class 6, transcription factor 1 isoform X2: MDPEELSANEGSLTVNEQVIVMSSHETIRVLEVEVDASLPASGADGKREAGGEEGENLPLEPSEGGAQDLPTQPCNSGGVVLADGGVAVETSAPVVQTVAPAGAISVSLAQPQTAMPITVQGCPQVLTQDSLATLMTGVMAQPGSLGQPVLIPLSMAGPMGGQGGLALITIPTATVATLPGLTAATPAGGVLKLPLGLQTATVLNTVQPQMHTATQAILQPPATPTPGVAQVVTTSVASTVPRVSEATVSMAAPHTAGLTINPAIISAASLGAQPQFISSLTTTPIITSHLSGMAGLTSQIITNAQGQVIGTLPFLLNPTSLAGGATAPALSSQSLQVQTVSPQLVVNAQGQIIATIGNGPASTATSATVLPKTSAPLTLAKPNTQGPVVTVTQPPVVIAPQPSAVKTVTSLSAPVPIACGDSPTVGQLVSKPQQGVAEEEGINLEEIREFAKNFKIRRLSLGLTQTQVGQALTATEGPAYSQSAICRFEKLDITPKSAQKLKPVLEKWLAEAELWNQKGQQNLMEFVGGEPSKKRKRRTSFTPQAIEVLNTYFEKNALPTGQEITEIAKELNYDREVVRVWFCNRRQTLKNTSKINVFQIQ, translated from the exons ATGGACCCGGAGGAGCTGTCTGCTAACGAAGGCTCCCTCACCGTTAACGAACAG GTGATTGTGATGTCGAGCCATGAGACGATCCGCGTGCTCGAGGTGGAGGTGGACGCGTCTCTGCCCGCCTCCGGGGCTGATGGGAAGCGGGAGGccgggggtgaggagggggagaaCCTCCCCCTGGAGCCCAGTGAGGGAGGGGCCCAGGACCTCCCCACACAGCCGTGTAACAGCGGTGGAGTAG TGTTGGCCGATGGAGGCGTTGCCGTGGAAACATCAGCCCCTGTGGTCCAGACGGTGGCCCCTGCTGGTGCCATCAGCGTGTCCCTGGCGCAGCCCCAAACGGCTATGCCCATCACCGTGCAGGGCTGCCCACAG GTGCTGACCCAGGACAGCTTGGCCACCCTGATGACGGGGGTGATGGCCCAGCCCGGGTCTCTGGGCCAGCCGGTCCTGATCCCGCTCAGCATGGCGGGCCCCatggggggtcaggggggtctGGCTCTCATCACCATCCCCACGGCAACCGTGGCAACCCTGCCTGGGCTCACAGCCGCCACTCCCGCTGGAGGTGTCCTCAAACTGCCCCTCGGCCTGCAAA CCGCCACGGTGTTGAACACGGTCCAGCCTCAGATGCACACGGCGACGCAGGCCATCCTGCAGCCtccggccacgcccaccccggGCGTGGCGCAGGTGGTGACCACCTCCGTCGCTTCTACCGTGCCCAGGGTCTCCGAGGCGACCGTATCCATGGCAGCTCCGCATACGGCGGGGCTGACTATCAATCCCGCCATT atcagTGCAGCCTCTCTGGGGGCCCAGCCTCAGTTCATAAGCTCACTGACGACCACGCCCATCATCACCAGCCATCTCTCTGGTATGGCGGGCCTCACCAGCCAGATCATCACCAACGCACAGGGACAG GTGATCGGgaccctccccttcctcctaaACCCCACCTCCCTGGCGGGCGGGGCTACTGCCCCTGCCCTCTCCTCTCAGAGCCTGCAGGTCCAGACTGTGTCTCCCCAGCTGGTGGTGAATGCCCAGGGCCAGATCATCGCCACCATTGGAAATGGCCCCGCCTCCACCGCCACGTCCGCCACCGTCCTCCCCAAGACCTCCGCACCCCTGACGCTCGCTAAGCCCAACACTCAG GGGCCCGTGGTGACCGTGACACAGCCTCCCGTGGTCATCGCCCCCCAGCCCTCTGCGGTGAAGACGGTCACCTCCCTCTCCGCCCCCGTCCCCATTGCCTGCGGGGACTCCCCCACGGTGGGCCAGCTCGTCAGCA AGCCCCAGCAGGGAGTCGCAGAGGAAGAGGGCATTAATCTGGAGGAAATCCGTGAGTTCGCCAAGAACTTCAAGATCCGCCGTCTCTCCCTGGGGCTCACGCAGACGCAAGTGGGACAGGCGCTCACTGCTACAGAGGGGCCCGCCTACAGCCAGTCTGCCATCTGCAG GTTCGAGAAGCTGGACATCACGCCCAAGAGCGCGCAGAAGCTGAAGCCGGTCCTGGAGAAGTGGCTGGCGGAGGCGGAGCTGTGGAACCAGAAGGGGCAGCAGAACCTGATGGAGTTTGTGGGCGGGGAGCCGTCCAAGAAGCGCAAGAGGCGCACCAGCTTCACCCCGCAGGCCATCGAGGTGCTCAACACCTACTTCGAGAAGAACGCCCTGCCCACGGGCCAGGAGATC
- the pou6f1 gene encoding POU domain, class 6, transcription factor 1 isoform X3, translating into MSSHETIRVLEVEVDASLPASGADGKREAGGEEGENLPLEPSEGGAQDLPTQPCNSGGVVLADGGVAVETSAPVVQTVAPAGAISVSLAQPQTAMPITVQGCPQVLTQDSLATLMTGVMAQPGSLGQPVLIPLSMAGPMGGQGGLALITIPTATVATLPGLTAATPAGGVLKLPLGLQTATVLNTVQPQMHTATQAILQPPATPTPGVAQVVTTSVASTVPRVSEATVSMAAPHTAGLTINPAIISAASLGAQPQFISSLTTTPIITSHLSGMAGLTSQIITNAQGQVIGTLPFLLNPTSLAGGATAPALSSQSLQVQTVSPQLVVNAQGQIIATIGNGPASTATSATVLPKTSAPLTLAKPNTQGPVVTVTQPPVVIAPQPSAVKTVTSLSAPVPIACGDSPTVGQLVSKPQQGVAEEEGINLEEIREFAKNFKIRRLSLGLTQTQVGQALTATEGPAYSQSAICRFEKLDITPKSAQKLKPVLEKWLAEAELWNQKGQQNLMEFVGGEPSKKRKRRTSFTPQAIEVLNTYFEKNALPTGQEITEIAKELNYDREVVRVWFCNRRQTLKNTSKINVFQIQ; encoded by the exons ATGTCGAGCCATGAGACGATCCGCGTGCTCGAGGTGGAGGTGGACGCGTCTCTGCCCGCCTCCGGGGCTGATGGGAAGCGGGAGGccgggggtgaggagggggagaaCCTCCCCCTGGAGCCCAGTGAGGGAGGGGCCCAGGACCTCCCCACACAGCCGTGTAACAGCGGTGGAGTAG TGTTGGCCGATGGAGGCGTTGCCGTGGAAACATCAGCCCCTGTGGTCCAGACGGTGGCCCCTGCTGGTGCCATCAGCGTGTCCCTGGCGCAGCCCCAAACGGCTATGCCCATCACCGTGCAGGGCTGCCCACAG GTGCTGACCCAGGACAGCTTGGCCACCCTGATGACGGGGGTGATGGCCCAGCCCGGGTCTCTGGGCCAGCCGGTCCTGATCCCGCTCAGCATGGCGGGCCCCatggggggtcaggggggtctGGCTCTCATCACCATCCCCACGGCAACCGTGGCAACCCTGCCTGGGCTCACAGCCGCCACTCCCGCTGGAGGTGTCCTCAAACTGCCCCTCGGCCTGCAAA CCGCCACGGTGTTGAACACGGTCCAGCCTCAGATGCACACGGCGACGCAGGCCATCCTGCAGCCtccggccacgcccaccccggGCGTGGCGCAGGTGGTGACCACCTCCGTCGCTTCTACCGTGCCCAGGGTCTCCGAGGCGACCGTATCCATGGCAGCTCCGCATACGGCGGGGCTGACTATCAATCCCGCCATT atcagTGCAGCCTCTCTGGGGGCCCAGCCTCAGTTCATAAGCTCACTGACGACCACGCCCATCATCACCAGCCATCTCTCTGGTATGGCGGGCCTCACCAGCCAGATCATCACCAACGCACAGGGACAG GTGATCGGgaccctccccttcctcctaaACCCCACCTCCCTGGCGGGCGGGGCTACTGCCCCTGCCCTCTCCTCTCAGAGCCTGCAGGTCCAGACTGTGTCTCCCCAGCTGGTGGTGAATGCCCAGGGCCAGATCATCGCCACCATTGGAAATGGCCCCGCCTCCACCGCCACGTCCGCCACCGTCCTCCCCAAGACCTCCGCACCCCTGACGCTCGCTAAGCCCAACACTCAG GGGCCCGTGGTGACCGTGACACAGCCTCCCGTGGTCATCGCCCCCCAGCCCTCTGCGGTGAAGACGGTCACCTCCCTCTCCGCCCCCGTCCCCATTGCCTGCGGGGACTCCCCCACGGTGGGCCAGCTCGTCAGCA AGCCCCAGCAGGGAGTCGCAGAGGAAGAGGGCATTAATCTGGAGGAAATCCGTGAGTTCGCCAAGAACTTCAAGATCCGCCGTCTCTCCCTGGGGCTCACGCAGACGCAAGTGGGACAGGCGCTCACTGCTACAGAGGGGCCCGCCTACAGCCAGTCTGCCATCTGCAG GTTCGAGAAGCTGGACATCACGCCCAAGAGCGCGCAGAAGCTGAAGCCGGTCCTGGAGAAGTGGCTGGCGGAGGCGGAGCTGTGGAACCAGAAGGGGCAGCAGAACCTGATGGAGTTTGTGGGCGGGGAGCCGTCCAAGAAGCGCAAGAGGCGCACCAGCTTCACCCCGCAGGCCATCGAGGTGCTCAACACCTACTTCGAGAAGAACGCCCTGCCCACGGGCCAGGAGATC
- the pou6f1 gene encoding POU domain, class 6, transcription factor 1 isoform X1 codes for MDPEELSANEGSLTVNEQPLGSCTLKLPARDNQVIVMSSHETIRVLEVEVDASLPASGADGKREAGGEEGENLPLEPSEGGAQDLPTQPCNSGGVVLADGGVAVETSAPVVQTVAPAGAISVSLAQPQTAMPITVQGCPQVLTQDSLATLMTGVMAQPGSLGQPVLIPLSMAGPMGGQGGLALITIPTATVATLPGLTAATPAGGVLKLPLGLQTATVLNTVQPQMHTATQAILQPPATPTPGVAQVVTTSVASTVPRVSEATVSMAAPHTAGLTINPAIISAASLGAQPQFISSLTTTPIITSHLSGMAGLTSQIITNAQGQVIGTLPFLLNPTSLAGGATAPALSSQSLQVQTVSPQLVVNAQGQIIATIGNGPASTATSATVLPKTSAPLTLAKPNTQGPVVTVTQPPVVIAPQPSAVKTVTSLSAPVPIACGDSPTVGQLVSKPQQGVAEEEGINLEEIREFAKNFKIRRLSLGLTQTQVGQALTATEGPAYSQSAICRFEKLDITPKSAQKLKPVLEKWLAEAELWNQKGQQNLMEFVGGEPSKKRKRRTSFTPQAIEVLNTYFEKNALPTGQEITEIAKELNYDREVVRVWFCNRRQTLKNTSKINVFQIQ; via the exons ATGGACCCGGAGGAGCTGTCTGCTAACGAAGGCTCCCTCACCGTTAACGAACAG CCGTTAGGTTCCTGCACTTTGAAATTGCCTGCCCGAGACAACCAG GTGATTGTGATGTCGAGCCATGAGACGATCCGCGTGCTCGAGGTGGAGGTGGACGCGTCTCTGCCCGCCTCCGGGGCTGATGGGAAGCGGGAGGccgggggtgaggagggggagaaCCTCCCCCTGGAGCCCAGTGAGGGAGGGGCCCAGGACCTCCCCACACAGCCGTGTAACAGCGGTGGAGTAG TGTTGGCCGATGGAGGCGTTGCCGTGGAAACATCAGCCCCTGTGGTCCAGACGGTGGCCCCTGCTGGTGCCATCAGCGTGTCCCTGGCGCAGCCCCAAACGGCTATGCCCATCACCGTGCAGGGCTGCCCACAG GTGCTGACCCAGGACAGCTTGGCCACCCTGATGACGGGGGTGATGGCCCAGCCCGGGTCTCTGGGCCAGCCGGTCCTGATCCCGCTCAGCATGGCGGGCCCCatggggggtcaggggggtctGGCTCTCATCACCATCCCCACGGCAACCGTGGCAACCCTGCCTGGGCTCACAGCCGCCACTCCCGCTGGAGGTGTCCTCAAACTGCCCCTCGGCCTGCAAA CCGCCACGGTGTTGAACACGGTCCAGCCTCAGATGCACACGGCGACGCAGGCCATCCTGCAGCCtccggccacgcccaccccggGCGTGGCGCAGGTGGTGACCACCTCCGTCGCTTCTACCGTGCCCAGGGTCTCCGAGGCGACCGTATCCATGGCAGCTCCGCATACGGCGGGGCTGACTATCAATCCCGCCATT atcagTGCAGCCTCTCTGGGGGCCCAGCCTCAGTTCATAAGCTCACTGACGACCACGCCCATCATCACCAGCCATCTCTCTGGTATGGCGGGCCTCACCAGCCAGATCATCACCAACGCACAGGGACAG GTGATCGGgaccctccccttcctcctaaACCCCACCTCCCTGGCGGGCGGGGCTACTGCCCCTGCCCTCTCCTCTCAGAGCCTGCAGGTCCAGACTGTGTCTCCCCAGCTGGTGGTGAATGCCCAGGGCCAGATCATCGCCACCATTGGAAATGGCCCCGCCTCCACCGCCACGTCCGCCACCGTCCTCCCCAAGACCTCCGCACCCCTGACGCTCGCTAAGCCCAACACTCAG GGGCCCGTGGTGACCGTGACACAGCCTCCCGTGGTCATCGCCCCCCAGCCCTCTGCGGTGAAGACGGTCACCTCCCTCTCCGCCCCCGTCCCCATTGCCTGCGGGGACTCCCCCACGGTGGGCCAGCTCGTCAGCA AGCCCCAGCAGGGAGTCGCAGAGGAAGAGGGCATTAATCTGGAGGAAATCCGTGAGTTCGCCAAGAACTTCAAGATCCGCCGTCTCTCCCTGGGGCTCACGCAGACGCAAGTGGGACAGGCGCTCACTGCTACAGAGGGGCCCGCCTACAGCCAGTCTGCCATCTGCAG GTTCGAGAAGCTGGACATCACGCCCAAGAGCGCGCAGAAGCTGAAGCCGGTCCTGGAGAAGTGGCTGGCGGAGGCGGAGCTGTGGAACCAGAAGGGGCAGCAGAACCTGATGGAGTTTGTGGGCGGGGAGCCGTCCAAGAAGCGCAAGAGGCGCACCAGCTTCACCCCGCAGGCCATCGAGGTGCTCAACACCTACTTCGAGAAGAACGCCCTGCCCACGGGCCAGGAGATC